From Mya arenaria isolate MELC-2E11 chromosome 1, ASM2691426v1, a single genomic window includes:
- the LOC128228143 gene encoding guanylate-binding protein 1-like gives MCRPHPTQEGKVIVFLDTEGIDDPEKVKIQEDTWIFLIATLICNVLVYNTKGVFDASHISKFQFLKVVQSNVTVASGADEDDSFLDFFFPHFVLVLRDLGVTDTSSDDLLEKRLAYKPGKSDSVKEYNEPRRLIRRYFKKRTYFQIPIPCVRPEQLGSMPDSKIEPDFLQRVNDLHQYLCECSPKKLKSGTPVNGRMLRTMIISYMNSVKENMPPCLTDATTLMAAEENRFAVRKASECYQEEMKKRINKHMPNDKGLEMYHNDCMDVAVNKLRELVVLDDGDIFHRKAAQCFENHLKRFKSIVERDSLDRCRKSLDQLDKKIQRKIRENKYAHSHGYSEYIADINTLTDEFKKQERYLGSIVNG, from the exons ATGTGCAGACCTCATCCGACTCAAGAAGGGAAGGTCATTGTTTTTCTCGATACGGAAGGAATCGATGATCCGGAGAAG GTTAAAATTCAAGAAGACACTTGGATATTCCTTATTGCAACGTTGATTTGCAATGTCCTTGTCTACAATACAAAAGGCGTCTTTGATGCATCACACATCAGCAAATTTCA ATTTCTTAAAGTGGTTCAATCTAACGTGACGGTTGCAAGTGGAGCAGATGAGGACGACAGTTTTCTTGACTTCTTTTTTCCACATTTCGTTCTCGTTTTACGAGATTTAGGAGTCACGGATACATCTTCGGACGATTTACTTGAAAAACGCTTAGCGTACAAGCCTGGGAAATCGGATAGCGTGAAGGAGTACAACGAACCCAGGCGACTTATCCGAAGGTATTTCAAGAAACGAACGTACTTTCAAATCCCCATCCCATGCGTGAGGCCAGAACAATTGGGTTCAATGCCGGATTCTAAGATTGAGCCAGACTTTTTGCAACGGGTAAACGACTTGCACCAATACCTTTGTGAATGTAGCCCGAAGAAACTCAAATCAGGAACGCCGGTAAACGGAAGAA TGCTGAGAACGATGATAATAAGCTACATGAATTCCGTGAAGGAAAATATGCCACCGTGTTTAACCGATGCTACGACACTGATGGCTGCAGAAGAAAATCGGTTTGCAGTAAGGAAAGCGTCAGAATGCTACCAAGAAGAAATGAAGAAGAGGATTAACAAACACATGCCAAATGATAAAGGGCTTGAAATGTATCATAATGATTGTATGGACGTCGCTGTCAACAAATTAAGAGAATTAGTTGTATTAGATGATGGAGATATATTTCACAGAAAAGCTGCA CAATGTTtcgaaaatcatttaaaacgatTCAAGTCAATCGTAGAGAGAGACTCCCTTGACAGATGCAGAAAATCACTAGACCAGCTCGACAAAAAGATTCAACGGAAAATTAGAGAGAACAAGTATGCACATTCGCATGGTTACAGCGAATATATAGCAGACATCAACACGCTTACTGATGAATTCAAGAAGCAAGAACGTTACCTTGGATCGATAGTAAATGGATAA
- the LOC128214647 gene encoding guanylate-binding protein 1-like gives MDFKERIKMFEMKGSKAPIPHQEARGNKTAGANAVNVKLADKYKLSLFDRPLPLIVKHDTGEGNALSYNHDTLEELSQIEEPLCVIAVAGCLRTGKSFLLSRLVQKCGLLGESFTVGHSIKAQTKGIWIMCRPHPTQEGKVIVFLDTEGIDDPEKVEIQEDTWIFLIATLLCNVLVYNTKGVFDASHISKFRFLKVVHNNVTVAKGACEDDSFLDFFFPNFVLVLRDFRLTSDTSSEEFLENRLVYKTGKSDSVHEYNEPRRLLRRYFKKRTCFEIPIPCTRPEQLESMPDSKIESDFLQRVNDLHQYLCECSPKKLISGKPLNGRMLRTMIISYMNSVQENTAPCLNDTIKLMAEEENQFAIRKASECYQEEMKKRINKHMPNEKGLKRYHNDCMDVAVKKLKELVVLDDGDIFHRRATECFENHLQRFKSIIDRDSLAKCKSSLDKLDMKIQRKIRENKYAHSHGYSEYIEDINTLVDEFTKQERYLGSKTRAALQGYMDAKVEEDQLVYEMVKDKIDAEAEHQLHRLSSGSVPIPKKFANVTEGEQPAEQKARESIEKLEFDGLMSIGSKCLENLELKLQEIEQAKAELSEDNTYYKQLVAEYDVWNNIYKQAQFAKYQNTPKSIQKPKDVEKRTERSSDDKELRLKKKTSENPKCPIL, from the exons ATGGATTTTAAAGAGAGAATAAAGATGTTCGAAATGAAGGGAAg CAAAGCTCCGATACCACATCAAGAGGCACGTGGTAATAAAACGGCCGG TGCCAATGCTGTTAATGTAAAACTTGCAGACAA GTACAAACTCTCATTGTTCGATAGACCATTACCACTAATCGTCAAACACGATACTGGTGAAGGAAACGCACTGTCTTACAACCATGATACCCTTGAGGAACTTAGCCAAATTGAGGAGCCATTATGTGTCATAGCTGTAGCTGGATGTCTGAGGACTGGCAAATCGTTCCTACTAAGTCGCCTGGTACAGAAGTGTGGCC TTTTAGGAGAGTCCTTTACTGTTGGGCACTCAATAAAGGCACAGACCAAAGGAATATGGATTATGTGCAGACCTCATCCGACTCAAGAAGGAAAGGTCATTGTTTTTCTCGATACGGAAGGAATCGATGATCCAGAAAAG GTTGAAATTCAAGAAGACACTTGGATATTCCTTATTGCAACGTTGCTGTGCAATGTTCTTGTCTACAATACAAAAGGCGTCTTTGATGCATCACACATCAGCAAATTTCG GTTTCTTAAAGTGGTTCATAATAACGTGACGGTTGCAAAAGGTGCATGTGAGGACGACAGTTTTCTTGACTTCTTCTTTCCAAATTTCGTTCTCGTTTTACGAGATTTTAGACTGACTTCGGATACATCTTCTGAGGAATTCCTTGAAAACCGATTAGTGTACAAGACGGGGAAATCGGACAGTGTGCATGAGTACAACGAACCAAGGCGCCTACTTAGAAGATACTTTAAAAAAAGGACATGCTTTGAAATCCCCATCCCATGCACGAGGCCCGAACAATTGGAATCAATGCCGGATTCAAAAATTGAGTCCGATTTTCTGCAGCGGGTGAACGACTTGCACCAATACCTATGTGAATGTAGCCCAAAGAAACTCATATCAGGAAAGCCGTTAAACGGAAGAA tGCTGAGAACGATGATAATAAGCTACATGAATTCCGTGCAGGAAAACACGGCACCGTGTTTGAACGATACTATTAAACTGATGGCAGAAGAAGAAAATCAGTTTGCTATAAGGAAAGCGTCAGAATGCTACCAAGAAGAAATGAAGAAGAGGATTAACAAACACATGCCAAATGAGAAAGGGCTTAAGAGATATCACAATGATTGCATGGATGTTGCTgtcaagaaattaaaagaattaGTTGTTTTAGATGACGGAGATATATTTCACAGAAGAGCGACA gaatgtttcGAAAACCATTTGCAACGATTCAAATCAATCATAGATAGAGACTCCCTTGCCAAATGCAAAAGTTCTCTAGACAAGCTGGATATGAAAATTCAACGGAAAATCAGAGAGAACAAGTATGCTCATTCGCATGGTTACAGCGAATACATAGAAGACATCAATACACTTGTTGATGAGTTCACAAAGCAAGAACGCTATCTTGGATCAAAG ACAAGAGCTGCCTTGCAGGGATATATGGATGCAAAGGTCGAAGAAGATCAACTCGTATATGAAATGGTTAAGGACAAAATTG ATGCTGAAGCTGAACATCAGTTACATCGCCTTTCAAGTGGATCAGTCCCGATTCCAAAGAAATTTGCAAATGTTACAGAAGGGGAACAGCCAGCTGAACAGAAGGCACGAGAGTCTATTGAAAAGTTAGAATTTGATGGGCTTATGAGTATTGGATCAAAATGCCTTGAGAACCTGGAACTGAAATTACAAGAAATAGAGCAGGCTAAAGCCGAGTTGTCTGAAGACAACACATACTACAAGCAACTTGTAGCAGAGTACGACGTCTGgaataatatttacaaacagGCGCAATTTGCGAAGTATCAAAACACACCGAAGTCGATCCAAAAGCCAAAGGATGTGGAAAAACGAACGGAAAGAAGCTCTGATGATAAGGAACTAAGACTGAAGAAGAAAACTTCAGAAAACCCCAAATGTCCAAtactttaa